From a single Collimonas pratensis genomic region:
- a CDS encoding ABC transporter permease has translation MNGMVLRLILRRLALAALTLLLVSAGVFFITNLLPGDAAQAALGQAATPETVAALRLQYGLDLPAPLRYARWLGDLLSGNPGISLVNNVPVAQMIGGRLPASLMLAAVTAAVSVPLALLLGIASAMYRGSTFDRVVNVSAVSLVSVPEFLIATIAVMIFAVKLRWLSALSHSADAATLGAFIKSYAMPVMTLCCVIVAQMTRMTRAAVIDQLRSSYAEMALLKGVRRTRIVLRHALPNAIGPIANAVALSLSYLLGGVIIVESIFNYPGIATLMIDAVTTRDMPLVQACSMIFCAGYLLLVLTADVLAIVSNPRLKTR, from the coding sequence ATGAATGGAATGGTCCTGCGTCTGATACTGCGCCGCCTGGCGCTGGCGGCACTGACGCTGTTGCTGGTGTCGGCCGGCGTGTTCTTCATCACCAACCTGTTGCCGGGCGACGCGGCCCAAGCGGCGCTGGGCCAGGCCGCCACGCCCGAGACGGTGGCGGCGTTGCGCCTGCAGTACGGGCTGGACCTGCCGGCGCCATTGCGTTATGCCCGGTGGTTGGGGGACCTGCTCTCGGGCAACCCCGGCATATCGTTGGTCAATAACGTGCCGGTAGCGCAGATGATCGGTGGCCGCTTGCCTGCATCGCTGATGCTGGCGGCAGTCACGGCAGCGGTGTCAGTACCGCTGGCGTTGTTGCTGGGTATCGCCTCGGCCATGTATCGCGGCTCGACCTTCGATCGCGTGGTCAATGTCAGCGCGGTGTCGCTGGTCTCGGTGCCGGAATTCCTGATCGCCACCATCGCGGTGATGATCTTCGCGGTCAAGCTGCGCTGGCTGTCGGCGTTGTCGCATTCGGCCGATGCCGCCACCTTGGGTGCCTTTATCAAGTCCTATGCGATGCCGGTGATGACGCTCTGCTGCGTGATCGTGGCGCAGATGACGCGCATGACGCGCGCGGCGGTGATCGACCAGTTGCGTTCCTCCTATGCCGAGATGGCCTTGCTCAAAGGCGTCAGGCGCACCCGCATCGTGCTGCGCCACGCCTTGCCCAACGCCATCGGTCCGATCGCCAATGCGGTGGCGCTGAGCCTGTCCTACCTGTTGGGGGGCGTGATCATCGTCGAGAGCATCTTCAACTATCCCGGTATCGCCACCCTGATGATCGATGCCGTCACCACCCGCGACATGCCGCTGGTGCAAGCCTGTTCGATGATCTTCTGTGCCGGCTACCTGCTGCTGGTGCTGACCGCCGATGTACTGGCCATTGTTTCCAATCCGAGGTTGAAGACACGATGA
- a CDS encoding ABC transporter ATP-binding protein yields the protein MQFDQFLGKTTAPETPPGEPLVSVSGLRVNARKDDGSSVEIVKDVDFTVARGEVLALIGESGSGKTTIALSLLGYARAGCHIAGGRIRIGQRQIDQMDEKALLAMRGHHVAYIAQSAAAAFNPARTLMDQVIESALQHRVMDKASAMRKAVELFRALALPDPEHIGRRYPHQVSGGQLQRVMAAMALITDPELVILDEPTTALDVTTQIEVLRAFKKVVRELGTTAVYVSHDLAVVAQMADRIIVLRDGAVREMGQTGQVLQAPADSYTQSLIAAATPASRVAQVREILPDPAPAAQAKAPLLRISGLIAGYGSPDRLGLPGVRILDDINLTIQRGSTVGIIGESGSGKTTLARAVAGMIAPARGSIQLDGENLSPTLQGRSREQFRRVQIVFQNADTALNPAHTIGRILNRPLSFYHGLNGEAMRRRTAELLDLVRLPSSVIDRLPSELSGGQKQRVNLARALAAKPDLILCDEVTSALDTVVAAAILELLAELRRELQVSYMFISHDISTVRAICDDIVVLYAGRMVANRPRQAMMAPPYHPYSHLLLSSVPAMQQGWLEQASGAGQHKLPPIGPVQASPDICTFLPRCTMRLDGVCNMVAPRRRHMEHGGEILCHRSDAELKQYQSPLLPVDGVTV from the coding sequence ATGCAGTTCGACCAATTCCTCGGCAAGACGACGGCGCCCGAGACGCCCCCTGGCGAGCCGCTGGTGAGCGTCAGCGGCCTGCGCGTCAACGCCCGCAAGGACGACGGCTCCTCGGTGGAGATCGTCAAGGACGTCGATTTCACCGTGGCGCGCGGCGAAGTGCTGGCGCTGATCGGAGAGTCCGGTTCCGGCAAGACTACCATTGCGCTGTCGTTGTTGGGCTATGCACGCGCCGGCTGCCACATCGCCGGCGGCCGCATCCGCATCGGCCAGCGGCAGATCGACCAGATGGATGAGAAGGCGCTGCTGGCCATGCGCGGTCACCACGTCGCCTACATCGCGCAGAGCGCAGCGGCCGCCTTCAACCCGGCGCGTACTCTCATGGACCAGGTCATCGAAAGCGCCCTGCAACACCGCGTGATGGACAAGGCCAGTGCCATGCGCAAGGCGGTCGAGCTGTTTCGCGCGCTGGCCTTGCCGGACCCCGAGCATATTGGCCGGCGCTACCCGCATCAGGTCTCCGGCGGGCAGTTACAGCGCGTGATGGCGGCCATGGCCCTGATCACCGATCCTGAGCTGGTGATCCTGGATGAGCCGACTACCGCGCTGGATGTGACCACCCAGATCGAGGTGCTGCGTGCCTTCAAGAAGGTGGTCAGGGAATTGGGTACGACGGCTGTCTATGTCTCGCATGACCTGGCGGTGGTGGCGCAGATGGCTGATCGCATCATTGTGCTGCGCGATGGCGCCGTGCGCGAGATGGGCCAGACCGGCCAGGTGCTGCAGGCGCCGGCCGACAGCTATACGCAAAGCCTGATCGCCGCCGCTACGCCAGCCTCGCGCGTGGCGCAGGTGCGGGAGATATTGCCGGATCCGGCGCCGGCTGCACAGGCCAAGGCGCCGCTGCTGCGCATCAGCGGTCTGATCGCCGGCTATGGCAGCCCGGATCGCCTGGGTCTGCCGGGGGTGCGGATCCTGGACGATATCAACCTGACGATACAGCGCGGCAGCACGGTCGGCATCATCGGCGAATCGGGATCGGGCAAGACCACGCTGGCACGTGCGGTGGCCGGCATGATCGCGCCGGCGCGCGGCAGCATCCAGCTCGATGGCGAAAATCTCTCGCCTACGCTGCAGGGACGCAGCCGGGAACAGTTCCGCCGGGTACAGATCGTGTTCCAGAACGCCGATACGGCGCTCAATCCAGCCCATACCATCGGCCGTATCCTGAACCGGCCGCTGAGCTTCTATCACGGTCTGAACGGCGAGGCCATGCGCCGTCGCACGGCCGAGCTGCTGGACCTGGTGCGTCTGCCGTCGAGCGTGATCGACCGCCTGCCGAGCGAGCTCTCAGGCGGCCAGAAGCAGCGCGTGAACCTGGCGCGGGCGCTGGCGGCCAAGCCTGACCTGATCCTGTGCGATGAGGTGACCTCGGCGCTGGATACCGTGGTGGCGGCCGCCATCCTGGAATTGCTGGCCGAGCTGCGGCGCGAGCTGCAGGTGTCCTACATGTTCATCAGCCATGACATCAGCACGGTGCGCGCCATCTGCGATGACATCGTGGTGCTGTATGCCGGGCGCATGGTGGCCAACCGCCCGCGCCAGGCGATGATGGCGCCGCCTTACCACCCGTATTCGCATCTGCTGCTGTCGTCGGTGCCGGCCATGCAGCAGGGTTGGCTGGAGCAGGCATCTGGCGCGGGCCAGCACAAGCTGCCGCCGATCGGGCCGGTGCAGGCATCGCCCGACATCTGCACCTTCCTGCCGCGTTGCACGATGCGCCTGGACGGCGTGTGCAATATGGTAGCCCCGCGCCGGCGCCACATGGAGCATGGCGGCGAGATCCTTTGCCATCGCTCCGATGCCGAGCTGAAGCAATATCAATCGCCGCTGCTGC
- a CDS encoding ABC transporter permease — protein MAWIGMGIVGFWLLMAIIGPTISPYDATAIVDVDVFSGMSRKFLLGSDYLGRDMLSRILFGTRATIGLALAATLLASSIGTAVALYAAFTGGWRDAVISRALDALISIPSKMFALMMVATFGSSMWLLVTTAAITYMPGAYRIARSVAVNVQAMEYVQAARARGEGVWYIMTMEMLPNMIRPVLADFGLRFVYVVLLLSGLSFLSLGVQPPDADWGSLVRENISGLGEGALAVIMPALAIASLTIGVNLLIDNLRGKRAAKE, from the coding sequence ATGGCCTGGATTGGCATGGGCATCGTCGGCTTCTGGCTGCTCATGGCCATCATAGGCCCGACCATCTCGCCCTACGACGCCACCGCCATCGTCGATGTCGATGTATTTTCCGGCATGAGCCGCAAGTTCCTGCTGGGCAGTGATTACCTGGGGCGCGACATGCTGAGCCGCATCCTCTTCGGCACGCGGGCCACCATCGGCCTGGCGCTGGCGGCGACACTGCTGGCCAGCAGCATCGGCACGGCCGTTGCGTTGTACGCCGCCTTCACCGGAGGCTGGCGCGACGCCGTCATCAGCCGAGCGCTCGATGCGCTGATCTCGATTCCCAGCAAGATGTTCGCATTGATGATGGTGGCGACCTTCGGTTCCTCCATGTGGCTCCTGGTGACGACCGCCGCCATCACCTACATGCCGGGCGCCTACCGTATCGCCCGCTCGGTGGCGGTCAACGTGCAGGCCATGGAATACGTGCAGGCTGCGCGGGCGCGCGGCGAGGGCGTGTGGTACATCATGACAATGGAGATGCTGCCCAACATGATCCGCCCGGTGCTGGCCGACTTCGGGCTGCGCTTTGTGTACGTGGTGCTGCTGTTGAGCGGGCTGAGTTTTCTGAGCCTGGGTGTGCAGCCGCCAGACGCCGACTGGGGCTCGCTGGTGCGGGAAAACATTTCCGGACTGGGCGAGGGCGCGCTGGCGGTGATCATGCCGGCGCTGGCCATTGCCTCGCTGACCATCGGCGTGAACCTGCTGATCGATAACCTGCGCGGCAAACGCGCTGCCAAGGAGTAA